The following are encoded together in the Mugil cephalus isolate CIBA_MC_2020 chromosome 18, CIBA_Mcephalus_1.1, whole genome shotgun sequence genome:
- the riok3 gene encoding serine/threonine-protein kinase RIO3 isoform X2 yields the protein MLAQMLQMQFDREFDNQLRREEKKFNGDSKVSISFENYRMVHPYEDSDSSEDEVDWQDTRHDPYRAEKPQTTPRRGFSGKGKNITTKHDEVTCGRKNTARMDNFAPEVHVGDGLGMDLKLSNQVFNSLKQHCYSEQRRSARLHEKKEHSTAEQAVDHRTRLLMYKMVNAGLLENINGCISTGKESVVFHADGGSLEEQLVPGEVVLKVFKTTLNEFKNRDRYIKDDYRFIDRFSKLNPRKIIRLWAEKEMHNLTRMKKAEIPCPEVVLLKKHILVMSFIGKDQVPAPKLKDVMLGSEDMKNAYYQVLHLMQQLYQECNLVHADLSEYNILWHEGKVWLIDVSQSVEPTHPHGLEFLFRDCRNVSTFFQKRGVAEAMTMYDLFNAVSGLNIPVGEENEAEFIAEIVALEKRNEDHVQRRGKKSFPVASEDAEPPLKPDADD from the exons ATGCTCGCTCAGATGCTGCAGATGCAGTTCGACCGCGAGTTCGACAACCAGCTCCGCCgggaggagaagaagttcaACGGGGACAGCAAAG TGTCCATCTCCTTTGAGAACTACCGCATGGTGCATCCTTACGAGGACAGCGACAGCTCCGAGGACGAGGTGGACTGGCAGGACACCAGACACGACCCCTACAGAGCCG aaaAGCCCCAGACGACTCCGAGGAGAGGATTCTCTGGGAAGGGCAAGAACATCACCACCAAACACGACGAAGTCACATGCGGCCGCAAGAACACAGCTCGTATGGACAAT TTTGCTCCAGAGGTGCATGTGGGCGACGGGCTGGGGATGGACCTGAAGTTATCCAACCAGGTGTTCAACTCCCTGAAGCAGCACTGCTACAGCGAACAGAGACGCAGCGCCAGACTCCACGAGAAGAAGGAGCACTCCACCGCC gaACAAGCAGTGGACCATCGCACTCGTCTGCTCATGTACAAAATGGTGAACGCCGGTTTGCTCGAAAACATCAACGGCTGCATCAGCACCGGGAAAGAGTCGGTCGTCTTCCACGCAGACGGAGGCAG cctggaggagcagctggtcCCAGGGGAGGTGGTGCTGAAGGTGTTCAAGACGACGCTCAATGAGTTCAAGAACAGAGACCGATACATCAAGGACGACTATCGCTTCATCGACCGCTTCAGCAAACTCAACCCACGCAAGATCATCAGGCTGTGGGCCGAGAAGGAGATGCACAACCTGACCAG GATGAAGAAGGCGGAGATTCCCTGTCCGGAGGTGGTGCTGTTGAAGAAACACATCCTGGTCATGTCGTTTATCGGCAAAGATCAAGTTCCTGCTCCCAAACTCAAAGACGTCATGTTGGGCTCGGAGGACATGAAGAACGCCTACTACCAGGTCCTACAT CTGATGCAGCAGCTTTATCAGGAGTGTAATCTGGTTCACGCCGACCTCAGCGAATACAACATTCTGTGGCACGAAGGGAAG GTTTGGCTGATCgatgtcagtcagtctgtcGAGCCGACTCATCCTCACGGCCTGGAGTTCCTCTTCAGGGACTGCAGGAACGTTTCCACG TTCTTCCAGAAAAGGGGCGTGGCCGAGGCCATGACCATGTACGACCTGTTCAACGCCGTGAGCGGACTGAACATCCCCGTGGGTGAAGAGAACGAGGCCGAGTTCATAGCGGAG ATCGTGGCGTTGGAGAAGAGGAACGAGGACCACGTGCAGCGGCGCGGGAAGAAGTCGTTCCCCGTGGCCTCGGAGGACGCAGAACCTCCTTTAAAACCTGACGCAGACGACTAA
- the riok3 gene encoding serine/threonine-protein kinase RIO3 isoform X1 — protein sequence MDQTGVAAETPKSPWGSAAPAAPACSLADVMSEQLARQLDEENNAFPSLSDADAGLLLSDEAADTTSDLMLAQMLQMQFDREFDNQLRREEKKFNGDSKVSISFENYRMVHPYEDSDSSEDEVDWQDTRHDPYRAEKPQTTPRRGFSGKGKNITTKHDEVTCGRKNTARMDNFAPEVHVGDGLGMDLKLSNQVFNSLKQHCYSEQRRSARLHEKKEHSTAEQAVDHRTRLLMYKMVNAGLLENINGCISTGKESVVFHADGGSLEEQLVPGEVVLKVFKTTLNEFKNRDRYIKDDYRFIDRFSKLNPRKIIRLWAEKEMHNLTRMKKAEIPCPEVVLLKKHILVMSFIGKDQVPAPKLKDVMLGSEDMKNAYYQVLHLMQQLYQECNLVHADLSEYNILWHEGKVWLIDVSQSVEPTHPHGLEFLFRDCRNVSTFFQKRGVAEAMTMYDLFNAVSGLNIPVGEENEAEFIAEIVALEKRNEDHVQRRGKKSFPVASEDAEPPLKPDADD from the exons ATGGATCAAACGGGAGTCGCAGCCGAGACGCCGAAG agcCCGTGGGGTTCGGCGGCGCCGGCAGCTCCGGCCTGTTCTCTGGCCGACGTGATGAGCGAACAGCTGGCGCGACAGCTGGATGAGGAGAACAACGCCTTCCCCTCGCTGTCCGA TGCCGACGCTGGTCTTCTTCTCTCGGACGAAGCCGCGGATACGACCAGCGACCTGATGCTCGCTCAGATGCTGCAGATGCAGTTCGACCGCGAGTTCGACAACCAGCTCCGCCgggaggagaagaagttcaACGGGGACAGCAAAG TGTCCATCTCCTTTGAGAACTACCGCATGGTGCATCCTTACGAGGACAGCGACAGCTCCGAGGACGAGGTGGACTGGCAGGACACCAGACACGACCCCTACAGAGCCG aaaAGCCCCAGACGACTCCGAGGAGAGGATTCTCTGGGAAGGGCAAGAACATCACCACCAAACACGACGAAGTCACATGCGGCCGCAAGAACACAGCTCGTATGGACAAT TTTGCTCCAGAGGTGCATGTGGGCGACGGGCTGGGGATGGACCTGAAGTTATCCAACCAGGTGTTCAACTCCCTGAAGCAGCACTGCTACAGCGAACAGAGACGCAGCGCCAGACTCCACGAGAAGAAGGAGCACTCCACCGCC gaACAAGCAGTGGACCATCGCACTCGTCTGCTCATGTACAAAATGGTGAACGCCGGTTTGCTCGAAAACATCAACGGCTGCATCAGCACCGGGAAAGAGTCGGTCGTCTTCCACGCAGACGGAGGCAG cctggaggagcagctggtcCCAGGGGAGGTGGTGCTGAAGGTGTTCAAGACGACGCTCAATGAGTTCAAGAACAGAGACCGATACATCAAGGACGACTATCGCTTCATCGACCGCTTCAGCAAACTCAACCCACGCAAGATCATCAGGCTGTGGGCCGAGAAGGAGATGCACAACCTGACCAG GATGAAGAAGGCGGAGATTCCCTGTCCGGAGGTGGTGCTGTTGAAGAAACACATCCTGGTCATGTCGTTTATCGGCAAAGATCAAGTTCCTGCTCCCAAACTCAAAGACGTCATGTTGGGCTCGGAGGACATGAAGAACGCCTACTACCAGGTCCTACAT CTGATGCAGCAGCTTTATCAGGAGTGTAATCTGGTTCACGCCGACCTCAGCGAATACAACATTCTGTGGCACGAAGGGAAG GTTTGGCTGATCgatgtcagtcagtctgtcGAGCCGACTCATCCTCACGGCCTGGAGTTCCTCTTCAGGGACTGCAGGAACGTTTCCACG TTCTTCCAGAAAAGGGGCGTGGCCGAGGCCATGACCATGTACGACCTGTTCAACGCCGTGAGCGGACTGAACATCCCCGTGGGTGAAGAGAACGAGGCCGAGTTCATAGCGGAG ATCGTGGCGTTGGAGAAGAGGAACGAGGACCACGTGCAGCGGCGCGGGAAGAAGTCGTTCCCCGTGGCCTCGGAGGACGCAGAACCTCCTTTAAAACCTGACGCAGACGACTAA